Below is a window of Mucilaginibacter ginkgonis DNA.
TGGGGTTTACTTCAAAGCTTAAAAAGCTTGTTCCTGCCTTAAAGGCGAAAGATACCATCGATGAAATGACAGTTTGTGATGTGCTGTTACTTTGTAACGATGCGGACAGGGGCGACTTAAAGTTTGGGCTTCCATATTCTAAACTGTTAGACTCCGTTCAGGAAGATCTTACCGCAAGAGGTTATAATTGCAAGCAGTTTGCACCTCCGTTGTCAACTATTGTAGGAGATTTGGCTTGGGCAAAGCCATATTCGGCCACCAGGCTTTTTTTATCAGTTTATCTTTCCGGCAAACTAAAAAACCTGTTTAACAAGATATCCAATAAAAGCACACTTCCTGCAGGTTACGCTGAGAGATACATTTATAAAAAGGTGTTAGAAATGACAAGGCCTCAAATGGTCATTGTAATTGGTGCTCCTGCGGCACTTTGTCAAGAGGCAAGGAAACTAAGCATTCCGGTAATGGAATTGCTCCACGGAATTGGTTATGTGGGCATTAAATGGAATTGGGATAAGGAACCGGTAGGAAATCTGCCGACACATATTTTATCTCTTGACCCTGTAAGTTCAGAGTCATTTTCACCATTAAAGGAAAAAGGCATCCAAATCATTGAAATTCCACACCCTTGGTATATTAGATTTAATGAGGACGCGGAAAGTCAGGAAAATATCGACCCTAAATGGCTAGAAAAACCAACCAGCATTCCTAAAGATAAAAAGATAATTCTGTTGTCACTAACCTGGGGTTATGATGGGGATCATGGCCCTTATGATCATTTTGCTAATATTCTACCCAATGGCCTGATTTACGACGAAGTCTTACAAGTTATTAGAGAGACCAGAGATGATGTGTTTTGGTGTATCAGACGGCATCCCGTCCAATCAAGAAATAAGAAATATGATTACCAAATACCTTTTCTTAATCAACTCGTCGCTGAATGTCCAAACTGCGAGTGGGAGGAAAGCACCAATAGTACGTTGCATTCGATTCTGCCTGTATGCGACGGAAACATTGCTATGTTTAGTATGACGGTTTATGAAGCTGCCGCAGTAGGTGTAAAATCATTGATGCTTTGTCCCACGGCGATGGAAGGCAATATTAATGGCGATTTTTTTCCGGATCTGGAAAAATCGGGTTATTTGATCAAAGCTGAACCGAATGTTGAAGTTATTCGCAAGTGGGTTGCAAATGTTAAAAAGGGTAAGCCTTTTTCTTTTACTAACTCCACTGCGGAGAGCTGGAATTCTTTACTTATGGAAATGAAACCTAAAAGATTGACCGAGAGATAATGGTTAAGAAACTGATAAAATCCTCACTTTTTAAATCTGCGGGAATATACGGAGGCACCAATATCATCAATGCTGCCATACCTTTTTTAATGATGCCGATATTGACCCGCGCGCTTAACCCGAGTGATTACGGTGTTGTCGCAATGTTTAGTGTTCTGCTAAGTTTTACCGCGCCATTTATTGGCGTATCTGCTAACGCAGCTATAGGAAGGCAATATTTTAATAAAGATCAGGTTGATTTGAAGGTTTATATTGTCAACTGCTTTTTGATATTATTTGTTAGCACGTTTGTTGTCGCAGTTGTTTTTCTAGTTTTCGCAGGGCCTATAGCCAAACTCTCGGAATTTCCCAAAACATGGATTTGGTACGTTATTTTGACCTCTTTCTGTACGTTTATAAGTTCCATTACTACAACTCTGTGGCAAGTTCAATCCAAATCGATCCCATATGGGGTGTTTCAAATTTCTAATACATTTATCAACGTACTTTTTAGCTTAGCTTTTGTGTTATTATTAAAGTGGAGTTGGCAGGGCAGGATACTTGCACAGGTCTTTACCAGCATTATTTTCGCTGTTATATCCATTTACATCTTATATAGAAATAAATGGTTCAAATTTGAATACAACAAGCAATATTTTAACAACGCGTTGCAGTTTGGCATGCCTTTAATTCCACACACGTTAGGCGCAGTTATCATGACAATGTCAGATCGTGTATTTATCACTAAAATGGTAGGGCTTAACGCTACCGGTTTATATGCTGTTGGATACGCTTTAGGCAATATAATCGGCTTTGTTGAAAATTCTTTTAATCTTGCATACATACCATGGTTGTACGATAAACTGAATTATGTTGATTACCAGTTCAAAAGAAAAATTGTAAAATTCACCTACCTATATTTTGGAATCATCATTTCTCTGGCGCTCATAATGTCATTTATAGCACCTTATTTCTTAAGTTTTTTTGTAGGAGAAAAATTTAAGGGAGCGACAATCTTTGTATTTTGGATTGCAATGAGTTTTGCCTTTAGTGGGATGTATAAAATGGTGGTAAACTACATTTTTTACACCCAAAAAACCGGTTACCTGGCGTGGATCACATTCTCTAGCGCGGCGGTAAATTTGCCTTTAAATTATTTTCTTATTAAAAGGTATGGCGCTGTAGGCTCTGCGATGGCTACCGCTTTTGTTAGCATTTTCTTTTTCGTACTAACCTGGATCTTGTCTAATAAGGTTTATAAAATGCCGTGGCTTTTATTTAAGAGAGTTCCGGTGGCTTAACGTCCGGTGTCTAAAAATTGCATTTTTAAATTTATAACGCAATGATTTTGTTATCCTATCTTTTCAAATCACTCGTTATAGGTAGCCCGCATTTCTTTGGGTGCTACTAAGGTCATATTTCGCGACCGCCTACGTCCTTAATTGCTTTCAGGATCGACTATTAAAGCTGACTTTTATAAACCACAGGCGTTTAGCGCCCCCGATTTTTGCAAAGTCATCAGCACAAATCCCGCATAGCTAATCATATTTAGCAATTACTTTATGACGCTATTATAATCTCAATGGTACAAGTTGGTTGTTTTTTATAAATATTATTTGAGCCTTAGCCACGAATAACGGCGTTTAGTTAGCCGTTATTTTTATAATAATGAAAAGTTATTTAATCTGGAGTAAGCATCATTTAATGAGGTAATACTTAAAAATTTAAATTTCAGACTTAAGAGCGTTTTATTAGATTTGCAAACTCATTTAGCGTTAACAAAATTTATTAATGAGCTTCTGGAATTAGGTTTCTTTAAATGCCTGACATAAATTATCCTAAAAATTTTGAAAGCAAAGACGAGATCTCTTTCAAAGAAATTTTCGCGAAACTGAAGTTGTTGAAAATCCGCATTTTAAAAAGCTGGATCACTATTTTTATCTGTGCATTTATATTTGCCGGATTGGGGTATGGATACTCCCTATTAAAAGGTAAAAAATATGTAGCTACCACAACTTTTGTCTTGGAGTCCCCGGAAGGCGGCGGTAGTAATCTGGGCCAATTTGCCGGTATTGCTTCTATGGCGGGGCTGGATGTAGGCGGAAACATTGGCGGCTTATTTCAGGCCGATAACATCCTTGAACTCTACAGGTCAAGAAAGATGTTAAAGGAAACTTTATTGAGTCCGCTAAAAAGTGACACATCTTCTTTAATAGGCGATAGGTTTGTAAGAATTAACCATTGGGAAAAGCTTTTGAAATCAGATTCGGTATCTGTGAACTTTCGCGATGCATTAAATCTGGATAGCTTACCACCTAAAAAACAGGTTGTGCTTAACAGGCTCATAACAGCTATGGCATCTAATATTGATGCGAAGTGTTTAACGGTTGATAAGCCAAATAAAAAAAGCAGCGTGATTAACATTTCTGTTAGTTCCACAGATGAAATTTTTTCAAAGGAATTTAATGACAGGTTGGTTGAGAATGTCAACAATTTCTATATAAAAACTAAGACGTCTAAAGCCCTACAAAGTGTTACGGTCTTTAAACAACAAGCAGATTCTGTAAGGAACATTTTAAATAGTTCTTTATATAATGTTGCTGCTGTTACAGATGCAACTCCCAATCTAAATCCTACTAAGCAGGTTTTACGTGTCCCTATTCAAAGGTCACAGGTTAACGCCGATGCCAATAAAGCAATGCTGGCAGAGATGGTTAAAAACCTGGAAGCGTCGAGAATGATGCTACGGCAAGAAACTCCATTAATTCAAATAATTGATAAACCGGTTTATCCGTTGCAGACCGTGGAGCTTGCTCGGCTTTTCGGAGTGATATTTGGATTCATTATAGGTATTGTATTTGCCTTGGTTTTAATAAGTATAAGATTTGTGTTTACCGATATTCTAAAAAATGACTGATCATAAAATTGCTGTTATAGGGCTTGGTTATGTTGGACTACCTCTTGCTATTGAGTTTGGCAAACTTTACAAGACAGTAGGCTTTGACATTGACCAAAGCAGGATTAATGAATTAAACAATGGGTACGACAGAACCAAAGAGGTTGAAGATAGCTTCCTTTCAGAACTGTCGGCTAAAGATTCATTGATAACCTTCTCATGTGATATTTTAGATATTAAACATTGTAACGTTTTTATTGTAACAGTTCCTACGCCTATCAATACATTTAAAGCGCCGGATTTAACCCCTTTACTGAAAGCATCAGAGATGTTAGGGAAGGTGTTAAAAAAAGGTGATATAGTTATATATGAGTCAACTGTCTATCCCGGTTGTACAGAAGAGGACTGCGTGCCGGTCTTGGAAAAGTTTTCTGGTCTCAAATTCAACAGTGATTTCTACTGCGGTTATTCTCCGGAGCGGATCAATCCGGGTGATAAGGTAAACACCCTAACTAAAATCAAAAAGG
It encodes the following:
- a CDS encoding lipopolysaccharide biosynthesis protein, with product MVKKLIKSSLFKSAGIYGGTNIINAAIPFLMMPILTRALNPSDYGVVAMFSVLLSFTAPFIGVSANAAIGRQYFNKDQVDLKVYIVNCFLILFVSTFVVAVVFLVFAGPIAKLSEFPKTWIWYVILTSFCTFISSITTTLWQVQSKSIPYGVFQISNTFINVLFSLAFVLLLKWSWQGRILAQVFTSIIFAVISIYILYRNKWFKFEYNKQYFNNALQFGMPLIPHTLGAVIMTMSDRVFITKMVGLNATGLYAVGYALGNIIGFVENSFNLAYIPWLYDKLNYVDYQFKRKIVKFTYLYFGIIISLALIMSFIAPYFLSFFVGEKFKGATIFVFWIAMSFAFSGMYKMVVNYIFYTQKTGYLAWITFSSAAVNLPLNYFLIKRYGAVGSAMATAFVSIFFFVLTWILSNKVYKMPWLLFKRVPVA
- a CDS encoding Wzz/FepE/Etk N-terminal domain-containing protein, which produces MPDINYPKNFESKDEISFKEIFAKLKLLKIRILKSWITIFICAFIFAGLGYGYSLLKGKKYVATTTFVLESPEGGGSNLGQFAGIASMAGLDVGGNIGGLFQADNILELYRSRKMLKETLLSPLKSDTSSLIGDRFVRINHWEKLLKSDSVSVNFRDALNLDSLPPKKQVVLNRLITAMASNIDAKCLTVDKPNKKSSVINISVSSTDEIFSKEFNDRLVENVNNFYIKTKTSKALQSVTVFKQQADSVRNILNSSLYNVAAVTDATPNLNPTKQVLRVPIQRSQVNADANKAMLAEMVKNLEASRMMLRQETPLIQIIDKPVYPLQTVELARLFGVIFGFIIGIVFALVLISIRFVFTDILKND